In the genome of Populus alba chromosome 11, ASM523922v2, whole genome shotgun sequence, one region contains:
- the LOC118051899 gene encoding glutamate receptor 2.9 has product MYPCIIRILKTFKTKTSYNRMKRASLFTKFNSQLRTCPLIPVNKVLKPCFLLSVLITFLLILSDGVEAAAGTNKVTNIGAIIDGNSRSGKEAKTAMEIAIQNFNNISRNHKLSLHFKHPKGDPLQAAYAAEELIKEKKVEVIIGMDTWEEAALVANIGNQSQVPILSFAAPAINPILTSLRWPFLIRMASDGSEQMRCIAALVRSYNWRRVVVIYEDDVLGSESGSLALLTKALQEVGSEIEYRLVLPPLSFLTDPKDVVQDELMKLQHRTKARVFIVLQSSLPMLTCIFGEAKKAGLVGNDTVWIVANSITSFLDSVDNPVFSSMEGTLGIKTYYSSSSSYKRFEALFQKSFRSEYLNENDFQPGIQALRAYDSIGIITRAIEKLGSNITSPKRFLNSVLESDFSGLSGRIRFKDGMLSDAPTLRIVNVVGKKCKELDFWLPNCGFSDTLYVEQGKGRCRNSDGDKTSGGLSGPVIWPGDLNGRDPKGWAMPTEENPLRIIVPRRTSFDKFVTFRIGEQRPVGFCVDLFDEVVKRLNYSIPPVFFEFDGQYGDMIQGVYNKTYDAAIGDITILAERTEYVEFTQPYAESGLSMIVPLETEDTSWIFLKPFNLKMWMVSGALFIYTMLIIWFLEHQASPEFRGPRKDQFGTALWFTFSSVFFAQRERLYSNFTRVVVVAWLCVVFILTSSYTASLTSMLTVQRMKPNFSEFEKLKKDKLNVGCDDDSFVQKYLEDVLGFDHDKIKVFNLENDYTTEFERNSIAAAFLELPYERLFLNQHCKSYTSTKPAYRFGGFGFAFQKGSPFAADFSREILCLSEDGNITLLEQKWFAPSPECSTSATNNNVESLSLRSFKGIYIVFAAISTICFLLFLFRLLRNSRPHQEADGGHLTPGGNSGSSSGDRITEYFYNGEKTRVPRRASTFAQALDKDEWGSTKWEYVSNSEILENN; this is encoded by the exons atgtatcCATGTATTATAAGGATTCTAAAGActttcaaaaccaaaacttCGTATAACAGAATGAAAAGGGCTAGTTTGTTCACCAAATTCAATTCCCAACTGAGGACTTGCCCTCTTATTCCTGTTAATAAAGTTCTAAAACCTTGCTTTCTTTTATCTGTGCTCATCACCTTCCTTCTCATCCTCTCCGATGGAGTTGAAGCAGCGGCCGGCACGAACAAGGTTACTAATATTGGTGCTATCATTGATGGTAATTCCCGTTCAGGGAAAGAAGCGAAAACAGCAATGGAAATTGCAATCCAAAACTTCAACAACATCTCAAGAAACCACAAGCTCTCTCTTCACTTCAAGCATCCTAAAGGAGACCCTCTTCAAGCAGCTTATGCAG CTGAAGAGCTGATCAAAGAGAAGAAAGTGGAAGTGATTATTGGCATGGACACATGGGAGGAAGCAGCCCTGGTTGCTAATATTGGAAACCAGTCTCAAgttccaattctttcatttgcaGCACCAGCCATAAACCCGATATTAACTTCACTTCGTTGGCCTTTTCTAATTAGAATGGCCAGTGATGGTTCAGAACAGATGAGATGCATTGCAGCTCTTGTCCGTTCTTATAATTGGAGAAGGGTAGTAGTGATTTATGAAGATGATGTGTTAGGAAGTGAATCTGGCAGTTTAGCTCTTTTAACCAAGGCTCTGCAAGAGGTTGGTTCGGAGATTGAATACCGCTTGGTTCTTCCCCCGTTGTCATTTTTAACAGATCCAAAAGATGTTGTTCAAGATGAGCTTATGAAGCTACAACATCGAACAAAAGCTCGTGTTTTTATTGTTCTTCAGTCATCTTTGCCTATGCTCACTTGTATTTTCGGAGAAGCTAAGAAAGCGGGGCTTGTAGGCAATGACACAGTCTGGATAGTTGCAAACAGTATTACTAGTTTCTTGGATTCTGTGGACAatcctgttttttcttctatggAAGGCACTCTAGGAATCAAAACCTACTATTCTTCCAGCAGTTCTTACAAGAGATTCGAAGCACTGTTCCAGAAAAGTTTTCGGTCAGAGTATCTAAATGAAAATGATTTTCAGCCAGGAATTCAAGCATTAAGAGCCTATGACAGCATTGGTATAATCACACGGGCCATAGAAAAACTAGGTAGCAACATTACTAGTCCAAAAAGGTTTCTAAACAGCGTATTAGAAAGCGATTTCAGTGGTTTGAGTGGTAGAATACGTTTCAAGGATGGGATGCTGTCAGATGCTCCTACACTAAGGATTGTTAATGTTGTTGGGAAGAAATGTAAGGAACTGGATTTTTGGTTGCCAAATTGCGGTTTCTCGGATACCCTCTACGTGGAACAAGGCAAAGGAAGGTGCAGAAACAGTGATGGTGATAAAACCTCAGGAGGGTTGTCCGGTCCAGTGATTTGGCCTGGGGATCTCAACGGCCGAGACCCAAAAGGATGGGCAATGCCTACTGAAGAAAACCCATTGCGAATAATAGTCCCGCGAAGAACCTCGTTCGATAAGTTTGTGACATTTCGAATTGGCGAGCAGCGGCCTGTAGGTTTTTGCGTTGACCTCTTTGACGAAGTCGTGAAACGATTGAATTACTCTATACCACCCGTATTCTTCGAGTTTGATGGGCAGTATGGTGATATGATTCAAGGTGTCTACAACAAG ACTTATGATGCTGCCATTGGAGATATAACCATATTAGCTGAAAGAACAGAATACGTAGAGTTCACTCAACCTTATGCAGAGTCAGGATTGTCCATGATAGTTCCACTTGAGACTGAAGATACATCATGGATTTTCTTGAAGCCTTTTAACTTAAAGATGTGGATGGTGAGTGGTGCTTTATTCATCTACACAATGCTTATAATTTGGTTCCTGGAGCACCAAGCGAGTCCAGAATTTAGAGGCCCTCGGAAGGATCAGTTCGGGACCGCGCTTTGGTTCACATTTTCATCTGTCTTCTTTGCTCAGA GGGAGAGACTTTATAGCAACTTCACTAGAGTTGTGGTGGTAGCGTGGCTTTGTGTTGTCTTTATCTTAACCTCAAGCTACACTGCCAGTTTGACTTCAATGCTCACCGTGCAACGAATGAAACCGAATTTTTCAGAGTTTGAGAAACTAAAGAAGGACAAGTTAAATGTTGGTTGTGATGATGATTCTTTCGTCCAGAAGTACCTCGAGGATGTTCTTGGATTTGATCACGATAAAATCAAGGTCTTTAACCTTGAAAATGATTACACAACTGAATTTGAAAGGAACAGCATAGCTGCTGCTTTTCTTGAACTCCCATATGAGAGACTTTTCCTCAATCAACATTGTAAAAGTTACACCAGCACAAAACCCGCATACAGATTTGGAGGGTTCGGCTTT GCATTCCAAAAAGGCTCTCCTTTTGCTGCTGATTTTTCTAGAGAGATTCTATGCCTATCGGAGGATGGGAACATAACACTTTTGGAACAAAAGTGGTTTGCCCCCTCACCTGAGTGTTCAACTTCGGCAACTAATAATAATGTCGAAAGCTTGAGCCTCCGCAGCTTCAAGGGAATCTACATTGTATTTGCTGCGATATCTACCATCTGTTTTCTACTATTTCTCTTTCGCTTGTTAAGGAATTCACGGCCTCATCAAGAAGCAGATGGAGGCCATCTCACTCCAGGTGGTAATAGTGGTTCAAGCAGTGGAGATAGAATTACAGAATACTTTTACAACGGAGAAAAAACCAGAGTTCCTAGGAGGGCTTCAACTTTTGCTCAAGCACTAGATAAGGATGAATGGGGCTCTACGAAGTGGGAATATGTGAGTAACTCTGAAATATTGGAGAATAATTAG